The following proteins are co-located in the Microbulbifer sp. VAAF005 genome:
- a CDS encoding alpha-ketoacid dehydrogenase subunit beta: MAEITLVEAVTQALAYEMQADPMVVLFGEDVGLNGGVFRSTEGLQARFGRDRVMDTPLAETMIAGMAVGMAVQGLRPVAEFQFMGFIYPGLDQILSHASRYRNRTRGRLSCPIVYRAPYGGGIHAPEHHSESTEALFAHIPGLRLVVPSSPARAYGLLLAAIRDPDPVIFLEPKRIYRAVRQEVPDTGEALPLDRAFVLREGRDITLVAWGASLKETLQAAEQLAEEGVEAEVIDPATLKPLDIHTVIDSLEKTGCCVVVHEAARFCGLGAEVIAQINEYAFDLLKAPVQRVTGFDTVMPYYQLEDEYLPGVPRILSAVKEVLDYANGGPQ, translated from the coding sequence ATGGCTGAGATAACTTTGGTCGAGGCTGTCACCCAGGCTCTGGCTTACGAGATGCAAGCAGACCCGATGGTGGTTCTATTTGGTGAAGATGTTGGTCTGAACGGTGGCGTATTCCGCTCTACCGAGGGGTTGCAGGCCAGGTTTGGCCGGGACCGGGTGATGGATACCCCCCTGGCCGAGACCATGATTGCCGGAATGGCTGTCGGTATGGCGGTGCAGGGCCTGCGACCGGTGGCTGAATTCCAGTTTATGGGTTTTATCTATCCCGGTCTCGATCAGATCCTTAGCCACGCCTCGCGCTATCGCAATCGCACCCGCGGCCGTCTCTCCTGTCCGATTGTCTACCGGGCCCCCTATGGAGGTGGAATCCATGCACCGGAGCATCACTCCGAGAGCACCGAGGCCCTGTTCGCCCATATTCCAGGTCTGCGCCTGGTGGTGCCCTCCTCTCCTGCACGGGCTTACGGTTTACTATTGGCGGCAATTAGAGACCCGGACCCGGTAATTTTCCTGGAACCCAAACGTATTTACCGAGCCGTTCGCCAGGAAGTACCCGACACTGGCGAGGCTCTGCCACTGGATCGCGCCTTTGTGTTGCGGGAGGGCCGTGATATTACGCTTGTCGCTTGGGGCGCCTCCCTCAAAGAGACCCTGCAAGCCGCAGAGCAGCTCGCAGAGGAAGGGGTAGAGGCTGAGGTTATCGACCCGGCCACCCTAAAACCCCTGGATATCCACACGGTAATAGACTCCCTGGAGAAAACCGGGTGCTGTGTCGTTGTGCACGAGGCGGCCAGGTTTTGTGGCCTGGGTGCCGAGGTGATCGCACAGATAAATGAGTATGCCTTCGATCTTTTAAAGGCACCGGTACAGCGGGTGACCGGTTTCGATACGGTGATGCCCTACTATCAACTGGAGGATGAGTATCTACCCGGAGTGCCGCGTATTTTGTCGGCCGTAAAGGAAGTGCTGGACTACGCCAACGGAGGGCCACAATGA
- a CDS encoding dihydrolipoamide acetyltransferase family protein, which translates to MKTFTLPDLGEGLPDAVVREWHVKEGDTIAAHETLVTVETAKALVEVPAPWGGTIEKLFAAVDETVNVGDPLVGFMAEGEVAVESPPTKAEESEQETSPRADSGTVVGKIEQGQGVLGAERGPEVGLKRLATPRVRALARRLGVDLQSISPAGALVTEAQVLTTAGPGTKAKTVAKGQHPSPARASAEQTTAVAPQFDYKSEVMTPARRAMGLSMSRARDEVKQITLCDDADISNWWGSAPALLRLIRAVQEACEAEPTLNALYQAEKLAPQGSINIGLAVDSPRGLYVPVLRDVAQRTDEDLLQQVADFKHQARETGIAQRDLQGASILLSNFGSIAGRYATPVVMPPTVAIVGAGRVCQGVVVVNRWPALRPLLPLSISADHRAVTGGELARFLQAMLETLSL; encoded by the coding sequence ATGAAGACTTTTACCCTTCCGGATCTCGGCGAAGGTCTGCCGGATGCGGTAGTGCGGGAGTGGCATGTCAAAGAGGGAGACACCATAGCCGCCCATGAAACTCTGGTGACAGTGGAAACCGCTAAGGCCTTGGTGGAAGTGCCGGCTCCTTGGGGCGGCACTATTGAGAAGCTATTTGCGGCAGTGGATGAGACTGTGAATGTTGGCGATCCCCTGGTGGGATTTATGGCCGAGGGAGAAGTCGCAGTTGAAAGCCCGCCCACTAAAGCTGAAGAATCGGAACAAGAGACTAGTCCTCGGGCCGACAGCGGCACGGTGGTGGGAAAAATAGAGCAAGGGCAAGGTGTGTTGGGGGCTGAGCGGGGGCCGGAGGTGGGCTTGAAGCGACTGGCTACCCCGAGAGTACGGGCCCTGGCCAGGCGTTTGGGGGTAGATTTACAGTCAATATCACCAGCGGGTGCACTGGTAACGGAAGCTCAGGTACTTACTACGGCGGGGCCGGGAACAAAGGCCAAAACTGTGGCGAAGGGGCAGCATCCATCACCTGCCCGCGCTTCTGCCGAACAAACTACAGCCGTTGCCCCTCAATTCGATTATAAGTCTGAAGTCATGACGCCTGCACGTCGCGCAATGGGTTTGTCCATGAGCCGAGCGCGGGATGAAGTAAAGCAGATAACGCTGTGTGACGATGCGGATATTTCCAACTGGTGGGGTAGTGCTCCGGCGCTGCTGCGATTGATTCGTGCAGTACAGGAAGCTTGTGAGGCGGAACCTACCCTCAATGCCCTGTATCAGGCTGAGAAGCTGGCGCCGCAAGGCAGTATCAATATTGGCTTGGCAGTGGACTCTCCACGAGGGCTCTATGTGCCGGTACTCAGGGATGTCGCCCAGCGTACTGATGAAGATCTGCTCCAGCAGGTGGCGGACTTTAAACACCAGGCCCGCGAGACCGGGATCGCCCAGCGAGACCTTCAGGGGGCAAGCATACTTCTCTCCAACTTCGGCTCCATAGCCGGTCGTTATGCCACTCCGGTAGTCATGCCGCCCACTGTTGCCATTGTCGGTGCCGGGCGGGTGTGCCAGGGAGTTGTGGTGGTCAATCGATGGCCGGCACTTCGCCCCCTACTCCCTCTCTCTATCAGTGCCGATCACCGGGCCGTTACCGGTGGAGAGTTGGCGCGCTTTCTTCAGGCAATGTTGGAAACTTTGTCCCTCTAA
- a CDS encoding alpha/beta hydrolase: protein MHKRVKLCEFTTSDSVTLRYLEAGSGPILLMLHGWSQGAVLYKHQLAGLSDQFRVIALDMRGHGQSDKPNHGYRISRLAKDLQELISSLQQEPLHLLGHSAGCSVIWSYLEMFGGDRVSALVLIDEPPCLLADPAWNEAERLAAGGILTPESLFQFVDNLVGKKGVEATRQILMSMVTPLMGKTQRDELVAVNLQCPRRWAAKLFVDNVTKDWRDFIPRIDKPTLVAFGRASPHPIECQQWIHQQIVGSRLEIFDVAEGGSHFPFLEAPHRFNALVSKFLLKFSTDSHFPSP, encoded by the coding sequence ATGCACAAGCGAGTAAAGCTGTGTGAATTTACTACTTCTGATAGCGTCACCCTGCGCTATCTAGAGGCCGGCAGCGGCCCCATATTATTGATGCTACACGGCTGGTCCCAGGGGGCGGTGTTGTATAAACATCAGCTCGCTGGGCTCAGCGATCAGTTTCGTGTGATCGCGCTGGATATGCGTGGTCATGGTCAGTCTGACAAGCCCAATCATGGCTATCGAATTTCCCGCCTCGCCAAGGACTTGCAAGAGCTGATCTCAAGTCTGCAACAGGAACCCCTTCATTTACTCGGCCACTCTGCCGGCTGCTCGGTGATATGGAGCTACCTGGAAATGTTTGGTGGGGATAGGGTCAGTGCACTAGTGCTAATCGATGAACCCCCCTGTCTACTGGCAGATCCCGCCTGGAATGAAGCGGAGCGATTGGCAGCTGGAGGCATACTGACCCCGGAGAGCCTCTTCCAGTTTGTGGATAACTTGGTTGGAAAAAAAGGTGTTGAGGCCACCCGCCAAATTCTTATGTCTATGGTCACGCCTTTAATGGGGAAAACCCAACGGGATGAGCTGGTTGCGGTTAATCTGCAGTGTCCCCGTCGCTGGGCTGCAAAGCTTTTTGTGGATAACGTAACAAAGGACTGGCGGGATTTTATCCCCAGGATTGATAAGCCAACGCTAGTGGCTTTCGGTCGTGCCAGTCCACACCCAATAGAGTGCCAGCAGTGGATTCACCAGCAAATTGTGGGTTCCAGGCTTGAGATCTTTGATGTGGCGGAAGGAGGAAGCCATTTCCCGTTTCTGGAAGCGCCACACAGATTTAATGCCCTGGTGAGTAAATTCCTTCTCAAGTTTTCCACAGATAGCCATTTCCCCTCGCCCTAG
- a CDS encoding DeoR family transcriptional regulator, protein MSKRNTQQRRHGILHLLNEVGETSVEQLARQFGTSEVTIRKDLTAMENHGLLLRRHGGAIPVPRELVNEEGPSGSKRAIGRAAAELIPDHHRIVIDYGRTTAAMIPELESKRGLVVMTNSLHVANALRELENEPTLLMTGGTWDPHFEAFQGQVAEQVLRGYDFDRAFIGADGIDLQRGTCTFNEQIGLSRVMAEVAREVVVLAESSKVGKRIPNLELSWEQVDILVTDDGLADAVGQKLEQLGIQLICAAEDRSRGAQPEMLMGGETPRLMRK, encoded by the coding sequence ATGTCCAAACGTAACACCCAACAGCGCCGCCACGGCATTCTCCACTTGCTAAATGAAGTAGGAGAGACCAGTGTCGAGCAATTGGCGCGGCAGTTCGGAACTTCGGAAGTTACGATTCGAAAGGATCTGACGGCAATGGAAAATCACGGCTTGTTGCTGCGTCGCCACGGTGGTGCTATCCCTGTGCCGAGGGAGTTGGTCAATGAAGAAGGGCCCTCAGGGAGCAAGCGGGCCATTGGTCGAGCCGCTGCTGAACTGATACCGGATCACCACCGGATTGTGATCGATTACGGTCGCACCACGGCGGCAATGATTCCTGAGCTTGAAAGCAAGCGTGGCCTTGTGGTGATGACCAACTCGCTGCATGTGGCCAATGCACTGCGCGAACTTGAAAACGAACCGACGCTGTTGATGACCGGAGGCACCTGGGACCCACACTTTGAGGCCTTCCAGGGGCAGGTTGCAGAACAGGTACTGAGGGGATACGACTTCGATCGCGCTTTTATTGGTGCCGATGGAATCGATTTGCAACGCGGTACCTGTACTTTTAATGAACAAATTGGCCTCTCCCGCGTAATGGCGGAAGTTGCGCGGGAAGTGGTTGTACTGGCGGAGTCCAGTAAAGTGGGGAAGCGGATTCCCAATCTGGAATTGTCCTGGGAGCAGGTCGATATCCTGGTAACTGATGATGGCCTGGCGGATGCCGTGGGCCAAAAACTGGAGCAGCTGGGTATCCAGCTCATTTGTGCCGCTGAAGACAGGAGCAGAGGCGCTCAGCCTGAAATGTTAATGGGCGGCGAGACTCCCAGGTTAATGAGGAAATAA
- the glmS gene encoding glutamine--fructose-6-phosphate transaminase (isomerizing) — MCGIVGALAQRNVTGILLEGLRRLEYRGYDSAGVCLSSGDGQLQLRKSLGKVADLEAKLSEESAEGHIGIAHTRWATHGVPSDENAHPHLSGHIALVHNGIIENHQELRSELQGKGYEFESETDTEVVVHLIHSLSSEGRSLVDSVTEATHILEGAYALAVVSHEEPEVLACARSGSPLVLGVGIEENFIASDPMALRQVTDRFIFLEEGDVAEVRRGGIAVRDKLGEEVSRPVHKLTGGHEATDKGRYRHFMQKEIFEQPQVVAATLAGRIGERSVLAQALGARAQEILPKVEQVQIVACGTSYHAGMVARYWLEDWAGIPCSVEVASELRYRKKVVRPGTLFVSISQSGETADTLAALRQGKDLGYLASMTICNVPNSSLVRESELSLMTEAGPEIGVASTKAFTTQLVALQLFCIALAKVNGLSAEREAELVSALHQLPELMESFTGLDKVVKNTSKAFAEKNHALFLGRGVEFPIALEGALKLKEISYIHAEAYPAGELKHGPLALVDGDMPVVVVAPNDELLEKLKSNLQEVRARGGQLFVFASPKAGFTSEEGVTVVEVPDSPESLAPILYTVPLQLLSYHVALLKGTDVDQPRNLAKSVTVE; from the coding sequence ATGTGCGGAATCGTAGGTGCGCTGGCACAGCGCAATGTGACGGGGATTCTTCTGGAAGGGCTGCGCCGCTTGGAGTATCGCGGTTACGACTCAGCCGGAGTCTGCTTAAGCAGTGGAGATGGCCAGCTGCAATTGCGCAAAAGCCTGGGCAAGGTCGCAGATTTGGAAGCCAAATTAAGTGAGGAGAGCGCCGAGGGTCATATTGGCATTGCCCATACCCGTTGGGCTACCCACGGTGTTCCCTCCGATGAAAATGCCCATCCCCATCTGTCTGGCCATATCGCTCTGGTTCACAACGGCATTATCGAAAACCATCAGGAATTGCGTTCAGAGCTTCAGGGAAAAGGCTATGAGTTTGAGTCTGAAACCGATACTGAAGTTGTGGTTCACCTTATTCACTCATTAAGTTCTGAGGGCCGCAGCCTGGTCGACTCTGTGACTGAAGCCACGCATATTCTGGAAGGTGCTTACGCCCTCGCGGTTGTTAGTCATGAAGAGCCAGAAGTTTTGGCCTGTGCCCGCTCTGGTAGTCCCCTGGTCCTGGGGGTGGGTATTGAAGAGAACTTTATTGCCTCTGACCCTATGGCCCTGCGCCAGGTGACTGATCGCTTTATATTCCTCGAAGAGGGCGATGTGGCGGAAGTGCGTCGCGGTGGCATCGCAGTTCGAGACAAGTTGGGAGAGGAAGTCAGTCGCCCGGTGCACAAGTTGACCGGCGGTCATGAAGCTACCGATAAAGGGCGCTACCGCCACTTTATGCAGAAAGAGATTTTCGAGCAGCCCCAGGTGGTCGCAGCCACTCTGGCGGGCCGTATCGGTGAGCGCTCAGTGTTGGCCCAGGCCCTTGGTGCCCGCGCCCAGGAGATTTTGCCCAAGGTGGAGCAGGTACAGATAGTGGCCTGTGGCACCAGTTACCATGCGGGTATGGTAGCCCGCTATTGGCTGGAGGACTGGGCCGGTATTCCCTGCTCGGTGGAGGTGGCCAGTGAACTGCGCTACCGCAAGAAAGTGGTGCGCCCGGGAACCCTGTTTGTGAGTATTTCCCAATCCGGAGAAACGGCTGATACCCTCGCCGCCCTGCGCCAGGGCAAGGACCTGGGCTACCTGGCCTCCATGACCATCTGCAATGTGCCCAACAGCTCATTGGTGCGAGAGTCTGAGCTATCGCTAATGACCGAGGCGGGCCCTGAGATTGGTGTGGCCTCAACCAAAGCCTTTACGACCCAATTGGTAGCCTTACAACTTTTCTGTATCGCCCTCGCCAAGGTCAATGGACTGTCGGCGGAGCGTGAAGCCGAACTGGTCAGCGCCTTGCACCAGTTACCTGAGCTAATGGAGAGTTTTACCGGTCTGGATAAGGTGGTTAAAAACACCAGCAAGGCCTTTGCAGAGAAGAACCACGCGCTTTTCTTGGGGCGTGGTGTCGAATTCCCCATTGCTCTGGAGGGCGCTCTAAAGCTGAAGGAAATTTCCTATATCCACGCGGAGGCCTATCCCGCCGGCGAATTGAAGCACGGCCCCCTGGCACTGGTGGACGGCGATATGCCCGTGGTTGTGGTTGCCCCCAATGATGAGCTGCTGGAAAAACTCAAATCCAATTTGCAGGAAGTGCGTGCACGGGGTGGGCAACTGTTTGTTTTCGCCAGCCCCAAGGCCGGATTTACCAGTGAAGAAGGTGTTACCGTGGTGGAAGTTCCAGATTCCCCAGAGAGTCTGGCGCCGATTCTCTACACCGTGCCGCTGCAGCTATTGAGTTACCATGTGGCGTTGCTAAAAGGTACGGATGTGGATCAACCCAGAAACCTGGCTAAATCAGTCACGGTTGAATAA
- the pdhA gene encoding pyruvate dehydrogenase (acetyl-transferring) E1 component subunit alpha codes for MHKPRLQLLASFDIASLQYLDEQGQTTQALPEFATPDTLIAYYRQMTLARMVDDRAVKMQRTGQLGTYPSSLGQEAIGVGLAAAMAKEDIYCPNYRETGALLERGVTIEEIYAIWGGDERGQNFRHSREDLPLSVPIATQMLHGAGVAFALKYKHEHFGEPMRVAVSTGGDGSTSRGDFYEAINLAGDWHLPLVIVINNNQWAISLPRDEQTACKTLAQKAIAAGIPGLQVDGNDVIAVREAVGDAVERARSGAGPALIEAISYRLCDHTTADDASRYQPKKDVSEAWSREPLQRLRSYLENCGAWDDAQEEELQRELTQKLERAVHIYRETPRDAATAIFDHLYAKLPEPFLEQYQQLQGDS; via the coding sequence ATGCACAAGCCCAGATTACAGCTGCTTGCCAGTTTTGATATTGCCTCGCTGCAATATTTGGATGAACAGGGACAGACGACCCAAGCCCTACCGGAATTTGCCACCCCGGATACCCTGATTGCTTACTACCGCCAGATGACGCTGGCTCGTATGGTGGATGATCGCGCGGTAAAAATGCAGCGTACCGGTCAACTTGGCACCTATCCCTCCAGCCTCGGCCAGGAAGCTATTGGTGTTGGTCTCGCAGCCGCCATGGCCAAAGAGGATATCTACTGCCCCAATTACCGGGAGACAGGCGCTCTTCTGGAGCGGGGCGTCACTATTGAGGAGATCTACGCAATCTGGGGGGGCGATGAACGGGGGCAGAACTTTCGCCATAGCCGCGAAGATTTGCCCTTGAGTGTGCCTATAGCCACCCAGATGTTGCACGGTGCCGGTGTAGCCTTTGCCCTGAAATATAAACATGAGCATTTCGGTGAACCCATGCGCGTCGCTGTTTCGACCGGCGGCGATGGATCTACTTCGCGGGGAGACTTTTACGAGGCGATAAACCTGGCTGGGGATTGGCACCTGCCTTTAGTGATAGTGATCAACAACAATCAATGGGCCATTTCCCTACCGCGAGATGAGCAAACTGCCTGTAAGACTCTGGCACAGAAGGCTATTGCCGCCGGAATACCCGGCTTGCAGGTAGACGGCAACGATGTGATTGCCGTTCGTGAGGCGGTGGGTGATGCCGTGGAGCGGGCGCGCAGTGGTGCTGGCCCAGCTCTGATCGAGGCGATCAGCTATCGCCTGTGTGACCACACCACCGCCGATGATGCCAGTCGCTACCAGCCCAAAAAAGATGTCAGTGAAGCCTGGTCCCGAGAGCCTCTGCAGCGCCTGCGATCCTACCTGGAAAACTGCGGTGCCTGGGATGATGCGCAGGAAGAAGAGCTGCAACGGGAGCTGACCCAGAAGCTGGAGAGAGCGGTCCACATCTACCGGGAAACCCCCAGAGATGCCGCCACAGCAATATTCGACCACCTCTATGCAAAGTTGCCGGAGCCTTTTCTGGAGCAGTATCAACAGTTGCAGGGAGATAGCTAA